TCACTTACTTTTTCACTTTCAACTATAACGCGTAGTTCGCGTCCGGCTTGAATGGCATAAGCATTTTTAACACCGTTAAAGCCAAAGGCAATGTTTTCTAAGTCTTTTAAACGTTGGATATAAGAATCTAAAACTTGACGTCTTGCACCCGGTCTTGCTCCTGAAATAGCATCACACACCTGAATGATTGGAGAGATTAAGTATTTCATTTCGATCTCATCGTGGTGCGCTCCGATGGCGTTACAAACTTCTTCTTTTTCGCCATACTTCTCAGCCCATTGCATTCCCAATAAAGCGTGTGGTAAATCACTTTCCGTATCCGGCACTTTCCCGATATCGTGAAGTAAACCGGCACGTTTCGCTAATTTCACGTTCAATCCTAATTCGGCAGCCATGATACCACAAAGCTTAGAAACTTCGCGCGAGTGTTGCAATAGGTTTTGTCCATAAGAAGAACGGTATTTCATTCTTCCGACTACTTTGATTAATTCAGGATGTAAACCGTGTATTCCTAAATCGATTACCGTACGTTTACCTACTTCAATGATTTCGTCATCGATTTGTTTGGTCGTTTTGGCTACTACTTCTTCAATTCTGGCCGGGTGAATTCTGCCGTCAGTTACCAATTTGTGTAAAGACAAACGGGCGATTTCACGTCTAACCGGGTCAAAACAGGAAAGGATGATAGCTTCCGGAGTATCGTCTACAATAATTTCTACTCCTGTAGCCGCTTCCAAAGCACGGATGTTTCTTCCTTCACGGCCAATGATTCTTCCTTTAACATCATCTGATTCAATATTGAAAACAGATACACAATTTTCTACTGCTTCTTCTGTTCCGACGCGTTGAATGGTGTTGATGATTACTTTTTTAGCCTCTTGTTGAGCCGTCAATTTAGCTTCTTCAATGGTGTCTTGAATGTGCGACATTGCCTTGGTTTTGGCTTCTGCTTTTAAGCTTTCTACCAATTGCTCTCGAGCATCTTCAGCTGAAAGACCAGAGATTACCTCTAGTTGTTCCACCTGACTCTTATGCAGTTTTTCAAGTTCTTGTTGTTTCTTGTCTAACAGCTCAATTTTTGAGTTGTATTCATTGGTTTTGGCTTCGAAATCATCGTTTACTTTTTTAGCTTTGGCCAATTCGCTTGAAACTTGAGATTCTTTGTCTCGGGTTCTTTTTTCTACTTCGGCAATTTTCTTGTCTTTGTTTAAGATCTCTTTTTCATGTTCCGATTTCAGCTCCAAGAATTTTTCTTTGGCCTGAAGTAGCTTGTCTTTTTTAATGTTTTCGGCTTCCACGTTAGCATCTCTTAAAATAGAAGCAGCTTCTTTTTTAGCATTCTTAATCATATTGGAGACGTTGTTTTTTTCGAGGTATTTTGCAATTCCAAAACCTCCGCCGACTCCTGCGATTAAAGCAATTATAATTAGTATAGTTCCCATGTTTTTGTTAGTGTTTATATATAAAAAAAGCCTACATTAGGTGAATGCATAAACTCGTAAGGACAAGTTTTGAGCTAACTCGTTGGTCAAGCTTCCTAGTCAAATGAAAGGCATGCTTTAGTAACGATGATTTGCTCATTCTAATTTGTTAGTGTTGAGTTTACCAATTAAAATCTAATGTAGGCGGTATTGTAATCTATAGGTAAGAACGTTATTTTTTTTCGAGATAATCGAATAATAAATCATTAATTTTTTTCAATCGCTCCAAATCTTTACTATCCATGGAACTGTCAACTTGCTTTTGTTCAACTTGAGAAGCAAACTGTAAAGCACACATGGCTAATACATCTTGTTTGTCGCGAACGGCATAGTTTTCTTCGAATTGCTTAATCATAGCATCAATTTTTTTGGAAGCGCTTCTAAGGCCTTCTTCCTGTGACATGTCAACCGTTAACGGATAAACTCTGTCGGCAATTGATAGTTTTATTTTAAGCTTATCCTCCATGGTTTTAGTCTGATAACTGTGCTATACAGTAATCTATCTCCCGAATTAATGAATTTATTTTAAGCTTGGTATCTCTTTTGTTTTCTTCACCGCCTAATAATGAATTAGCCATTTTGAGTGATTCACATTCTGATTTCAAGGTTACAATCTCATCAGATTTTTTTTGAATAACAGCCATTGCATTTTCTAATTCTGTTTTTAATCCAATAGAATCTTGCTCTAAACGCTCTATTTTTATAAAGAGTTTTTCAATTCTATTTTCAAGAGAATCAATTATTTCTGCAATTTCACTCATGAAATGATTTATTCATTACTTACTCTACAAAGTTAGGATTCTATTTTGTTTGCACAATAGTTTTGTCAATTATTTATTTCTTTTTCCGAGAGAATTATAATATTTTGTTTTTTAATGGGTTACAAAAAAAATAATTTGATTGTAAATTTTTACGCACTTTTTTATACCTTAGCCTGACAACTTATTTTATGAAGAATTTTTGGTTTATAGTACTGATTACGGCTTTGGCATTGGGACAATCTCAATATCCGAAAGAGTATTTTCGTTCTCCTTTGGATATTCCTTTGCAATTGGCAGGTAATTTTGGGGAATTGCGCTCCAATCATATTCATTCCGGTTTCGATTTTAAAACTCAGCAAAAAGAAGGATTGAATGTTTATGCCGCTGCCGATGGGTATGTGTCCCGAATAAAAATTTCTGAAATAGGTTACGGAAAAGCGATTTATATCACACATCCTAATGGCTTTACTACTGTCTATGGCCATTTGCAATCGGGTTTTGGCGAAGTTGAAAAGCTAATCAAAAAAGAACAATATAAAGCCAAATCTTATGAAATTGATGTTGCGTTTGCACCAAATGATTTGATTATTAAAAAAGGTGATATTGTCGGAATCTCAGGGAATACAGGCGGTTCTGACGGGCCGCATTTGCATTTTGAAATCCGTGATACGCAATCGGAGAAAATTATTAATCCGTTGTATTTTGGTTTTGATGCTTTGATTCCCGATGATAAACGCCCCATTGTAAATAGTTTATGGGTGTATCCTTTGGATGGGAATACTGTTGTGAACCAATCTAAAAGACCGATTTCAGTGAATTTGTCATTGCAAGATGATGGCAGTTATATCGCTGAAACCATAGCCGCCACAGGAAAAATAGGTTTCGGAATTACCACTATTGATTATGATAATGTTTCTTGGAATGCCAATGGGGTTTTCAGTGTACAGACTTTCTTAAACGGCAAACCCGATTTCAGTTACCAATTTGATACGTTTGCTTTTGATGAAACCCGCTATGTCAATGCTTTAATCGATTATGGTCGCTATAAAAAACTGGGACAACGGGTACAAAGATTGTTTACGGAAAATTTGTATCCGTTAAGTATTATAAAACCCGGAATGGCTAACGGAATTATCAGTGTTGCCGGAAATGTTTCTCAATCATATCGCATAGAAGTGGCCGATTTTAGCGGAAATAGTACTAAAATATTTATCCCAATTCAATATGCTAATTTGCCTGCCAAAGTCAATGAAGTACCCATAATTTCAAATTATTTGGTCAAAGCCAAAAAGGACAATATTTTTACTTTAGATAATGTAACGGTTTCGTTTCCGGCCAATACATTCTTAGCCGATTTTTATATGAATTTCTCAGTAAAAAACGGTTTAGCTGTTATTCACGATGACGTAGTGCCGGCTTTTTCTAATTTTTCGGTCACTTTTGAAGATTCTGTTTCAACAGAAAAAGCGAAGGAAAAGATGTTTATCGGACTTGTTGACGGAAAAAAAACGTATTTCTACAATACTAAACGCTATAAAAATTCGTTTACCATTTATACCAAATATTTGGGAGATTACAAATTACTGAGAGATGGCATGCCGCCCAAAATTAAAAGCGATAAACGAATTGGTGGCAAATGGATTAGCAATTTAAACACTTTGCAATTCACTGTTTCCGATGATTTATCAGGGATTAAGAGTTACGAAGGGTCTTTAAACGGCAAATGGATTTTGCTGGAATATGAATCTAAAACCAAAAAACTCATTCACCGTTTTGCTGATGGTATCGTCGCTGAAGGCAAAAATGATTTAAAAATCACAGTTACTGATAATGTTGGAAATTCTACTATCTTTGAAACACAATTTTTTAGAAGTCAAAAACCTTAATCATACCCTTTGAGAACAACAAAATTCTTTTTTACGCTCCTTTTCATAACTGTTAGTGTCATCGCTTTTGCTCAAAATCAGACCGCTAAAGTGGCTGGTGTGGTACTCGATGAAAATAACAAACCGGTCGCTGATGTAAATGTTAGTTACCAAACCAAATCGGCTACAACTGACGCTAACGGATTTTACCAAATTACGGTTCCGGCGAATCAAAAAGTAGTGTTGGTCTTTACCCATACTTCTCTGAAAAATATAACCGCAACGTTGCAATTGAAAGCGGGAGAAAATTTTGAATTTCATGTGGTCATGAGCGATAAAGCAGAGCAGTTGAATGATGTGATTATTACCAACAATAAAAAAAGAGTTCAAGGAATTACCACTCTTTCTCCGGAAACTATTCGCAGAAATACCAGTGCTATGCCCGGCGTGGAAAGTGTGCTGAAAACTTTTGCGGGTGTAAATGCTAACAATGAATTGAGCTCAGGGTACAACGTTCGCGGTGGAAATTATGATGAAAATTTAGTTTACGTTAATGAAATTGAAGTGTATCGTCCGTTCTTAATTCGTTCCGGGCAACAGGAAGGGTTGAGTTTTACCAATACCGATATGGTTCAGAATGTAGACTTTTCTGCCGGTGGATTTCAGGCTAAATACGGCGATAAATTATCATCTGTTTTAGATATTACCTACAGAAAACCAACCAAATACGGTATCACTGCCGAAGCCAGTTTCCTAGGCGGAAGCTTAACCGGAGAAGGGATTTCCAAAAACAAAAAATGGTCTGCCATCACCGGAATACGTTACCGCGATAATTCACTTTTGGTGAACAGTCAGGAAACGCAGACCAACTTCAGACCAACATTTATTGATGTGCAAACCAATGTGAATTTCAGTCCCAATAAAAAATGGCAATTCAGTTTCTTGGGCAATGCTTCTCAAAACAAATACAATTATCAACCTTTGACGCGTCAAACCAATTTCGGAACGATTGATGAGCCTATAGCTTTACAAGTTTTTTATGAAGGACAAGAAAATGATAAATACCGAACGCTTTTCGGCGCTTTTAAAACCACTTATGCCGCCAATGAAAATAATACGTATAAGCTAATCACTTCGATTTACCATACACAAGAACAAGAGTATTACGACATACTTGCTGCCTATTATTTGGGAGCAGTAGATACCAATGTTGGCTCAGAAACTTTAGGAGAGGTAACGTACAACCAAGGAATCGGAAGCCAGTTAAACCATGCGCGTAACGATTTAGATGCCCTGATTATTAATGCCGAAGTCAAAGGAACGCACCAAATAAACAATAAAAAACACCAAATCGATTGGGGATTTAAATACACTCGTGAAAATTTCCGC
Above is a genomic segment from Flavobacterium phycosphaerae containing:
- the rny gene encoding ribonuclease Y, giving the protein MGTILIIIALIAGVGGGFGIAKYLEKNNVSNMIKNAKKEAASILRDANVEAENIKKDKLLQAKEKFLELKSEHEKEILNKDKKIAEVEKRTRDKESQVSSELAKAKKVNDDFEAKTNEYNSKIELLDKKQQELEKLHKSQVEQLEVISGLSAEDAREQLVESLKAEAKTKAMSHIQDTIEEAKLTAQQEAKKVIINTIQRVGTEEAVENCVSVFNIESDDVKGRIIGREGRNIRALEAATGVEIIVDDTPEAIILSCFDPVRREIARLSLHKLVTDGRIHPARIEEVVAKTTKQIDDEIIEVGKRTVIDLGIHGLHPELIKVVGRMKYRSSYGQNLLQHSREVSKLCGIMAAELGLNVKLAKRAGLLHDIGKVPDTESDLPHALLGMQWAEKYGEKEEVCNAIGAHHDEIEMKYLISPIIQVCDAISGARPGARRQVLDSYIQRLKDLENIAFGFNGVKNAYAIQAGRELRVIVESEKVSDENAANLSFEISQKIQTEMTYPGQVKITVIRETRAVNIAK
- a CDS encoding cell division protein ZapA — encoded protein: MEDKLKIKLSIADRVYPLTVDMSQEEGLRSASKKIDAMIKQFEENYAVRDKQDVLAMCALQFASQVEQKQVDSSMDSKDLERLKKINDLLFDYLEKK
- a CDS encoding M23 family metallopeptidase; its protein translation is MKNFWFIVLITALALGQSQYPKEYFRSPLDIPLQLAGNFGELRSNHIHSGFDFKTQQKEGLNVYAAADGYVSRIKISEIGYGKAIYITHPNGFTTVYGHLQSGFGEVEKLIKKEQYKAKSYEIDVAFAPNDLIIKKGDIVGISGNTGGSDGPHLHFEIRDTQSEKIINPLYFGFDALIPDDKRPIVNSLWVYPLDGNTVVNQSKRPISVNLSLQDDGSYIAETIAATGKIGFGITTIDYDNVSWNANGVFSVQTFLNGKPDFSYQFDTFAFDETRYVNALIDYGRYKKLGQRVQRLFTENLYPLSIIKPGMANGIISVAGNVSQSYRIEVADFSGNSTKIFIPIQYANLPAKVNEVPIISNYLVKAKKDNIFTLDNVTVSFPANTFLADFYMNFSVKNGLAVIHDDVVPAFSNFSVTFEDSVSTEKAKEKMFIGLVDGKKTYFYNTKRYKNSFTIYTKYLGDYKLLRDGMPPKIKSDKRIGGKWISNLNTLQFTVSDDLSGIKSYEGSLNGKWILLEYESKTKKLIHRFADGIVAEGKNDLKITVTDNVGNSTIFETQFFRSQKP
- a CDS encoding TonB-dependent receptor, which gives rise to MRTTKFFFTLLFITVSVIAFAQNQTAKVAGVVLDENNKPVADVNVSYQTKSATTDANGFYQITVPANQKVVLVFTHTSLKNITATLQLKAGENFEFHVVMSDKAEQLNDVIITNNKKRVQGITTLSPETIRRNTSAMPGVESVLKTFAGVNANNELSSGYNVRGGNYDENLVYVNEIEVYRPFLIRSGQQEGLSFTNTDMVQNVDFSAGGFQAKYGDKLSSVLDITYRKPTKYGITAEASFLGGSLTGEGISKNKKWSAITGIRYRDNSLLVNSQETQTNFRPTFIDVQTNVNFSPNKKWQFSFLGNASQNKYNYQPLTRQTNFGTIDEPIALQVFYEGQENDKYRTLFGAFKTTYAANENNTYKLITSIYHTQEQEYYDILAAYYLGAVDTNVGSETLGEVTYNQGIGSQLNHARNDLDALIINAEVKGTHQINNKKHQIDWGFKYTRENFRDRIVEWEVIDSAGFSINPPEFHVPNEQPAHSYIGPLVPYKNVRATNFVDIDRFSGYAQWSTKTKLGENQLWITAGSRFHSWKVSAEGISGGKMQTVFSPRAQLTLKPDWEKDMVFRFAVGLYHQPPFYRELRDEDGVVNPNVKAQQSVHFVLSNDYNFKMNNRPFKLVTEGYYKSMTDVNTYTLENVRIRYRANNDATAYAYGLDMRLNGEFVPGTESWLSFGYMKTEENQNGRGFIARPTDQRLKFGILFQDYMPNIPNMKLYLNLVYNTGLPGGSPSYADSYDYQTRLRDYRRADVGFSYVFTEKNNERRDGHWLKKFQDLSIGFEIFNLFNNQNAITNTWVRDVYTKNQYGIPNYMTTRVFNVKLTAKL